In Vitis vinifera cultivar Pinot Noir 40024 chromosome 11, ASM3070453v1, a genomic segment contains:
- the LOC100267270 gene encoding MDIS1-interacting receptor like kinase 2, which produces MTQLMASLFILVLALLYNSHVWGSPLVGGETQERNEAVALLRWKASLDNESQTFLSSWFGSSPCNNWVGIACWKPKAGSVTHLNLSGFGFRGTLQNLSFSSFSNLLSFNLYNNSFYGTIPTHVSKLSKLTYLDLSFNHLVGSIPASIGNLGNLTALYLHHNQLSGSIPSEIGLLKSLIILDLSYNNLNGTIPHSIGNLSNLATLYLTGNKLFGSIPWEIGQLRSLTGLSLTNNSFTGPIPSSLGKLVNLTVLCFLNNKLSGPIPSKMNNLIHLKVLQLGENKFSGHLPQQICLGGALENFTAHNNNFTGPIPKSLRNCSTLFRVRLESNQLTGNISEDLGIYPNLNYIDLSNNNLYGELSYKWGLCKNLTFLNISNNNISGTIPPELGNAARLHVLDLSSNGLHGDIPKKLGSLTLLFDLALSNNKLSGNLPLEMGMLSDLQHLNLASNNLSGSIPKQLGECWKLLYFNLSKNNFEESIPSEIGNMISLGSLDLSENMLTGEIPQQLGKLQNLEILNLSHNGLSGSIPSTFKDMLGLSSVDISYNQLEGPLPNIKAFREASFEALRNNSGLCGTAAVLMVCISSIENKASEKDHKIVILIIILISSILFLLFVFVGLYFLLCRRVRFRKHKSRETSCEDLFAIWGHDGEMLYEDIIKVTEEFNSKYCIGGGGYGTVYKAELPTGRVVAVKKLHPQQDGGMADLKAFTAEIRALTEMRHRNIVKLYGFCSHAEHTFLIYEFMEKGSLRHVLSNEEEALELDWSMRLNIVKGVAEALSYMHHDCSPPIIHRDISSSNVLLDSEYEGHVSDFGTARLLKPDSSNWTSFAGTFGYTAPELAYTLEVNDKTDVFSFGVVTLEVLVGRHPGDLISYLSSLSLSSSSQSSSTSYFSLLKDVLDPRLSPPTDQVVEDVVFAMKLAFACLHANPKSRPTMRQVSQALSSKQKPQQQVSSSASQPSSSTSASQLPAESLNLPTS; this is translated from the exons ATGACCCAACTCATGGCTTCCTTGTTCATCCTTGTTCTAGCTCTTCTCTATAATTCACATGTTTGGGGTTCCCCTTTGGTTGGAGGAGAGACACAAGAAAGAAACGAAGCAGTGGCTCTTCTAAGGTGGAAAGCCAGCCTTGATAACGAAAGCCAAACCTTCCTGTCTTCTTGGTTTGGAAGCAGCCCTTGCAACAATTGGGTTGGGATTGCTTGTTGGAAGCCGAAGGCCGGAAGCGTCACTCACTTAAACCTTAGCGGTTTTGGTTTCAGAGGTACACTCCAAAATCTCAGTTTCTCATCATTCTCCAACCTCCTTAGTTTCAATCTTTATAACAACTCATTCTATGGAACCATTCCCACCCACGTTAGTAAACTTTCCAAACTCACCTACCTTGATTTGTCCTTCAATCATCTGGTAGGATCAATTCCTGCTTCCATAGGAAACTTGGGAAACTTGACTGCTTTGTACCTTCACCATAACCAACTCTCTGGTTCTATTCCTTCAGAAATTGGACTCTTAAAATCCCTTATCATTCTTGATCTTTCATATAATAATCTCAATGGTACAATCCCTCATTCCATAGGAAACTTGAGCAACTTGGCCACCCTATACCTTACTGGTAACAAACTTTTCGGGTCCATCCCTTGGGAAATTGGACAGCTAAGATCTCTTACCGGTCTAAGTTTGACGAATAATAGTTTCACGGGTCCAATCCCTTCTTCCCTGGGAAAATTGGTCAATTTAACCGTTTTGTGCTTCCTTAATAACAAACTTTCTGGCCCCATTCCTTCAAAAATGAATAATCTTATCCATTTGAAAGTTTTGCAATTGGGTGAGAATAAATTCAGTGGCCATTTGCCGCAACAAATATGCCTCGGTGGAGctcttgaaaattttacagCTCATAACAATAATTTCACTGGCCCTATCCCAAAGAGCTTGAGAAACTGCTCCACACTTTTCAGAGTTAGGCTTGAAAGCAACCAACTTACAGGAAATATATCAGAGGATCTTGGTATATATCCAAACTTAAATTATATTGATTTAAGTAACAACAATTTGTATGGTGAGCTTTCTTATAAATGGGGACTATGCAAAAACTTGACATTCTTGAACATCTCCAACAATAATATTTCTGGTACAATTCCTCCTGAGCTTGGGAATGCAGCTCGATTACATGTACTTGACCTATCTTCAAATGGTCTACACGGGGACATTCCAAAGAAATTGGGTAGCTTGACATTATTGTTTGATTTGGCTCTGAGTAACAACAAACTTTCAGGCAACCTTCCTTTGGAAATGGGAATGCTATCTGATCTTCAACATCTTAACTTGGCATCAAACAACTTAAGTGGCTCAATTCCTAAACAACTGGGAGAGTGTTGGAAATTATTGTACTTCAATTTGAGcaagaataattttgaagaaaGCATTCCATCTGAGATCGGCAATATGATCTCTCTTGGAAGTCTCGATCTTAGTGAAAATATGCTTACAGGAGAAATACCACAGCAGCTTGGCAAATTGCAGAACCTAGAAATATTGAATCTCTCTCATAATGGACTCTCTGGTTCTATACCATCCACTTTCAAGGATATGCTGGGCCTTAGTTCTGTTGATATATCTTACAACCAATTAGAGGGTCCTCTTCCCAACATCAAAGCCTTTCGAGAGGCTTCGTTTGAGGCACTTAGAAACAATAGTGGTTTGTGTGGAACCGCTGCTGTTCTGATGGTCTGTATCTCCTCTATAGAGAACAAAGCTAGTGAGAAGGACCataaaattgtgattttgatcATAATCCTTATCTCGAGCATTCTATTTCTTCTCTTCGTTTTCGTGGgactttattttcttctttgtcGAAGGGTGAGGTTCAGAAAACACAAGTCAAGAGAGACTTCTTGTGAAGATCTATTTGCAATATGGGGCCATGATGGAGAGATGTTGTATGAAGACATCATCAAGGTAACTGAGGAGTTCAATTCGAAATATTGCATTGGTGGGGGAGGATATGGAACAGTTTATAAGGCCGAGCTACCAACTGGTAGAGTTGTTGCTGTGAAAAAGCTTCATCCACAACAAGATGGGGGGATGGCTGATTTGAAAGCTTTTACTGCTGAGATTCGTGCTTTAACAGAAATGAGACATCGCAACATTGTGAAACTCTACGGGTTTTGTTCACATGCAGAACacacatttttaatttatgagttCATGGAAAAGGGAAGCCTAAGACACGTTCTAAGCAATGAGGAAGAAGCACTGGAATTGGACTGGAGCATGAGGCTGAATATTGTGAAAGGTGTCGCGGAGGCATTATCTTACATGCATCATGATTGCTCACCCCCTATAATTCATAGGGATATATCCAGTAGCAATGTTTTACTGGATTCTGAATACGAAGGTCACGTATCGGACTTTGGCACAGCAAGGCTCTTAAAGCCTGACTCCTCCAATTGGACCTCATTTGCAGGCACCTTTGGGTACACTGCTCCAG AGCTTGCTTACACATTAGAAGTGAATGATAAAACCGATGTTTTTAGCTTTGGAGTGGTAACATTGGAAGTGCTTGTGGGAAGACATCCTGGTGATCTCATCTCATACCTATCATCCTTGTCGTTATCATCCTCATCACAATCTTCTTCAACGTCTTATTTTTCACTGTTGAAAGATGTGTTAGACCCTCGCCTGTCACCTCCCACAGATCAAGTCGTTGAAGATGTTGTCTTTGCTATGAAGCTAGCATTTGCATGCTTGCATGCTAATCCCAAATCTCGGCCAACCATGCGACAAGTTTCTCAAGCACTATCCAGTAAGCAGAAGCCTCAGCAGCAGGTTTCTAGCTCAGCATCTCAACCCAGCAGCTCAACCTCAGCATCTCAACTTCCAGCTGAATCTCTCAACCTCCCAACCTCCTAA